Part of the Gramella sp. Hel_I_59 genome, GCATTAACCTGTACCCCTTTTCCAGCCCATTCATTGGAAAGAGCCATGGTAAGTTGGCCTATTGCTCCTTTAGAAGCGGCATAACCAGGAACTGTGATACCTCCCTGGAATGTTAGTAAAGAGGCTGTGAATATTACCTTACCACTACCTCTTTTGATCATTTCCTTTCCTAATTCTCTGGAAAGGATAAACTGCGCATTTTGGTTGACTTCAATCACCTTATCCCAATATTCATCAGAATGTTCTGCAGCTGGAGCCCTGAGAATCGTACCTGCGTTATTAACAAGAATATCAATGGTAGGGTTTTGAGATTTTACGCTTTCGATAAACTCATGCAAAGCCTTTCTATTAGAAAAATCACATTGATATCCCTTAAACTTTCTTCCTTTGGCAATAACAGCGCTCTCAATTTGAGATCCTGAAGTTTCCAAGGTTGCTGAAACTCCAATAATATCTGCTCCGGCTTCGGCTAGTGCTGTTGCCATGGCGAAGCCTATTCCCCGTTTGCAACCGGTCACCAGCGCTGTTTTTCCTTTTAAGCTGAATAAATTCATCATAATTTATTTTAAACCGTCTACTGATACTTTATCCATATCACTATAATCCAGATTTTCACCGGCCATTCCCCAGATAAATGTATAGTTGGAAGTCCCTGCTCCAGCGTGAATAGACCATTCTGGCGAAATCACCGCTTGATGATTCTTCATAAAAATATGTCTTGTTTCTTCCGGCTGCCCCATAAAATGACTTATGGTTTGACCCTCTTCCAGATCGAAGTAAAAGTATACTTCCATTCTTCTCTCATGGGTGTGTGGAGGCATTGTATTCCATACATTACCTTCATGCAGCTCGGTCATCCCCATTTGTAACTGGCAGGTTTCTATTACTGAATTGACCAGGAGTTTATTAATAACCCTCTTATTTGAATATTTTGAATCTCCCAGTTCGACCACTTCGGCTTCCTTTCGAGTAACCTTTTTAACCGGATAGGCCGTATGTGCAGGAGTAGAATTCAGGTAGAAATAAGGTTGCTCTTCTGTAGCTTCAAAAATCACTTCTTTATTGCCTCTTCCAATATAAAGTGCTTCTCTATGACCAATTTCATAGACCTCACCATCTACAGTAACTTTACCCTTACCACCTACGTTAATAATACCAAGCTCGCGACGATCCAGGAAGTTTTCCGCTTTAAGTTCATCGATAGCTTCCAGTCTTAGAGCTTTGGAAACCGGAAAGGCTCCTCCCGCAATGTATCTGTCGTACATGGTATAGGTTAAAGTAATCTCATTTTCCACGAAAATATTCGGAATTAGAAAGTGTTCTCTTAGGTCTTCTGTTGTGTATTTTTTGACATCGTTTGGGTGATGTGCATATCTAAAATCTGATCGAGTCATAACTAAGTTTTAATTTAAGTGCAATCGATTACACGAATATAAGAATTTTTTTTAGTTATTAAAGTATTCTTAATATTTTCATCAATAATTAGCAGGATTCTTAGAGACCAAAATGTATTATTGTCAATTAGAATAGTTAATGTAAAAAATTGAAGTTTAATTACTGCTCCAATAATGCTATAAAAAAATTTACTGTTTTGTTCTATTTAGCGGATTTAGGGTAAGAAAATCTAACTAATACTGCTGCTCAATAATCTTCTCTACAAGACTGTTTATATAAACTTCAATATTTTCATACCCAGTACTTAGATCATGTGCATTCGCCTGAAATTTTTGTATATCCAGAAGCTGGGCTTTCTTCCATGCATCAGGCATTCCATCTTTCGAAGAGTCAAATGGAGCATCCTCAGTTTCAAGTTCTGGCCAGCCTCCTACATCTGCCTGAGAATCTATTAATCCCAGACTACTACCCATAGATCCTTCAAAATCATAAGAAGTGTTCCTGACATTTTCAACAATTCTTATATCTACCATATCACGTGAGAATGAAGCACCGCCAATATCTAAAACCTTATCGTAGGCGACTTCTGCAGTATGCGTGGTGACATTATCGTTAATGCTATGTGGCTCTTCAATTTTAATTACTTCTTTTTCAGCATCACTAACTTCC contains:
- a CDS encoding SDR family NAD(P)-dependent oxidoreductase, whose amino-acid sequence is MMNLFSLKGKTALVTGCKRGIGFAMATALAEAGADIIGVSATLETSGSQIESAVIAKGRKFKGYQCDFSNRKALHEFIESVKSQNPTIDILVNNAGTILRAPAAEHSDEYWDKVIEVNQNAQFILSRELGKEMIKRGSGKVIFTASLLTFQGGITVPGYAASKGAIGQLTMALSNEWAGKGVQVNAIAPGYIATDNTEALRNDADRSESILARIPAGRWGEPEDFSGPVIFLASKASDYMSGAILTVDGGWMGR
- the kduI gene encoding 5-dehydro-4-deoxy-D-glucuronate isomerase, which codes for MTRSDFRYAHHPNDVKKYTTEDLREHFLIPNIFVENEITLTYTMYDRYIAGGAFPVSKALRLEAIDELKAENFLDRRELGIINVGGKGKVTVDGEVYEIGHREALYIGRGNKEVIFEATEEQPYFYLNSTPAHTAYPVKKVTRKEAEVVELGDSKYSNKRVINKLLVNSVIETCQLQMGMTELHEGNVWNTMPPHTHERRMEVYFYFDLEEGQTISHFMGQPEETRHIFMKNHQAVISPEWSIHAGAGTSNYTFIWGMAGENLDYSDMDKVSVDGLK